In the genome of Pseudomonas fluorescens, the window CGTGTTCGAGGATTTCGCCTATCACCGCGAGTTGGCGACGGCGGATGGCTTGAACGTGATCCTCGAATTCAGTGCCAGGGTCGGCGGGAAAGAGCTGAAGGGCATCGACATGATCCGCTTCAACGAACAGGGCAAGATTGTCGAGTTTGAAGTGATGGTGCGGCCGTTGAGTGGCTTGCAGGCATTGGGTGAGGAAATGGGGCGGCGCCTCGGGGCTTACCTGAAGTCCAGCAAGGCCTGACTTATCTGACTCACCAAAATCCCTGTAGGAGCGAGCCTGCTCGCGATGGCGGTGGGTCAGTGAACAACATATTGACTGACACTCCGCCATCGCGAGCAGGCTCGCTCCCACAGGTCCGGTGTTCCAACTCAGATCATGTGTAACCGTTAAACCATCGGCTGATGACTGGTCACGCAGTGAATCCCTCCACCACCGGCGGAGATCGCGTCGATGTCGAGTTGCACCACCTTGCGCTGCGGGTAGAGTTCGGACAGCAGGTCGAAGGCTTTGGCATCGGCTTCTTCGTCGCCGAATTGCGCAGCGATGATCGCGCCATTGATCACGAAGTAGTTGATGTAGCCGGCGGCGAAGTCCTGATTGTCTTTGCTGAACTGGCTGTTACGCGGGTTGAGCGGTGGCGACACGGTATGCACCTGCAACTTGCGGCCATCGGCATCCGTGGCGTTTTCCAGTATCTGCAGATGGGCGCGAGTGACCTTGTAGTCGTAGGACTCGGGGTCGTTGTCGAGGTTGGCGATGACCACGCCGGGCTTGACGAACCGCGCATAGAAATCGACGTGGGCGTCGGTGATGTCCTTGCCCTTGATGCCCGGCAGCCAGATGATTTTGCGCAGGCCCAGCCGTTGTTTCAGTTCCTCTTCGACCTCGGCCTTGGTCCAGTCGGGATTGCGGTTGCGGTTGATCCAGCTGCTTTCGGTCATGATCCCGGTGCCGTGGCCGTCCACTTCGATGCCACCGCCCTCGCCCACCAGTTCGCTGCGCAGGTAGTCCGCCTTGGCGTTTTCGGCGACCTGGGCGGCCAATTGCGCATCGTCCTCATGCTGCTGTTTGTTGCCCCAGCCGTTGAAGTTGAAGTCCACGGCGCCGAGGCCGCCATTGCCATCGACAACAAAATTGGCGCCGATGTCGCGCATCCAGATGTCGTCCAGTTCGGTGATCACGAAGGTGGTGTTGTGGCTGCCGCATTTGGCTTCGGCCAGGCGCCGTTCGCTCTGGCGACAGAACACGGTGACCGGCTCGTATTCGGCAATGCTGCGGGCGATCCGGCCAAGGGCATCTTGCACGTGGGGCGTGAAGTCCTCCCAGATCGCGGCCTGGGCGCCAAAGGCAATGAAGGCCCGCTGGTGTTTGTCCCCTTCATCGGGCATGTACCACTTGCCGTTGCCGGCCGCTCGCACCGGCAGGCAGGCAAAGCCCAATCCCATGGACGCCACCGCGCCCAGCCCGGCGGCGACTGATACCTGCTTGATGAATGTTCGACGTGTCGGCATGTGTTTTCCTGAAATCGAGGTTTGGCCGGCCCTCGGGCCGGCCGGCGATCAATTGACTGTAGCGGTCTTGAATTTGGTCCAGGTGCGCATGCGTGCCCGCATGTCGGCCTGGGGAATGTCCTTGCCGGGAATCAGCCGCGCGTAGGTGGCTTCATCGAGGTAGATGTCCGGGTTGTTGCGCATCGCGGCATCGACATCCGGGCGTGCCTTGGCGTTGGAGGTCGGGTAGCCGGTGAAGTTGCTGATGGCCGCCATGTTCTGCGGGCGCATCACGAAGTTGATGAAGGCGTAGGCGTACTCCGGATGCCGGGCGTCAACGGGAATGGCCATGGTGTCCATCCACACCGTGGTGCCTTCCCGGGGAATGCGGTAGTGGAAGGTGCTTTTCTTGCCGGCACTGTCCGACGTGCGTTGCGCCTGGGTCATGTCGCCGCTGTAGCCGAGGGACATGCACAGATTGCCGTTGACCAGGTCGGTCACCGGTTGCGACTGGAACTTGCGAATGTACGGCCGCAACTTCATCAGCAAGTCACTGGCCGCCGCCAGGTCCGCCGGTTTGGCGCTGCGCGGGTCGCGGCCGAGGTAGTTGAGCACCACCGCCAGCACTTCGTCCGGCGAGTCGATCATCGAGATGCCGCAGTCGGCGAACTTCGCCGCCAGTTCCGGCTTGAACAGCATGTCCAGGCTATTGACCGGCGCGTCCGGCGCACGCTGGGCAATCTGCTCGGCGTTGTAGGTCAGGCCGATGGTGCCCCAGGTATACGGGACCGTGGCCTGGCGCGACTGCTCATAGTGCGAGCGCAGTTTCTGCAAGCCCGGCTCGACGTCGTTCAGGGCGATGATTCTGGACTGATCCAGCGGTTGCAGGCTGCCGGCGCGCATCAGGCGTTCGGCCACGGTGTCGCCGGGGAAGATCAGGTCGTAGCCGCTGCCGCCAGCGAGCATCTTGGCTTCCAGGGTTTCACTGCCGTCCATCACGTCGTAGATCACCTTGATCCCGGTTTCGGCGGTGAACTTGCCAAGGGTGTCCTCGGCAAAATAGTCGGCCCAGTTGTACAGGCGCAGGGTTTTCTCCTCGGCGTGCAACGCAGACACCGCACAGCCCAGCGCCAGCCCCATGGCCAGGCACAGCTTGTTGATCGTGTTCATGTCACACCCCTTGGGTTGCCCAGCGTGAGTGGATCTGACGACCGTCCTGGGTCAACAAGGCGCCGTACATGTCCGGACGGCGGTCGCGGTAGATACCCCAGGTCAGGCGGTCTTCGCGCATGGCCGCGAGATCCAGGCTGTGGACCAGCACGCCGGTACTGTCGCGGTCGGCTTCGGCGAGCAACTTGCCCTTGTGATTGCAGATGAACGACGAGCCGTAGAAGTTCATTTGCAGGGTCGGGTCGGTGGTCGCCGCTTCCCGGCCGACCCGGTTGGCCGCCACCACCGGCAGCAGGTTGGCGGCGGCGTGGCCGCGCATGGTCATTTGCCAGTGATCCCGGGAATCGAGCGTGGCGCAGCCCGGCTCCGAGCCTATGGCAGTCGGGAACAGCAGCACTTCGGCGCCCATCAAGGCCAGGCAGCGGGCGGTTTCGGGGAACCACTGGTCCCAGCAGATGCCCAGGCCGATGCGCCCGAACGCGGTGTCCCAGACCCGGAAACCGCTGTCGCCGGGGCTGAAGTATTCCTTCTCCTGATAGCCGATAGCGTTGGGGATGTGGGTCTTGCGGTACACGCCCAACAGGCGCCCGTCGGCGTCGGCCACGCTCAACGAATTGAAGTAGGCGTTGCCGGCTTTCTCGTACCAGCTCAACGGCAGCACCACGCCCAACTCTTTGGCCAATGCGGCAAAGCGCTGGAGCACGTGGCTGTCGCGATACTCCTCGGCCAGCGCCAGGTGTTTGTGGTGCTGCTCGATGCAGAAATACGGCGTGGCGAACAGCTCCTGCAACAGGATGACCTGCGCGCCCTTGGCCGCGGCCTCGCGGACCAGTTGCTCGGCCTGGTCGAGGTTGTGTTTCAGGTCCCAGGTGCAGGGCATCTGGGTGGTGGCGATGGTCAGCGTTGTCATGGCATCAACCCCGCACCGACCAGGCCGGCTGTTGCTGGGTGATGCAATGCACACCGCCGCCGCCATGGGCCAGATGGTTGATCCGCACCGGCACCACTTCACGTCCGGGGAATGCCTGCGTCAGCACTTCGGCCGCCACCTTGTCGGCATCGATGCCATAGGCCGGCATGATGATCGCGCCATTGGCGATGTAGAAATTGGTGTAGGAGGCGCAGAACACTTCAGCCTCGGTGTCCACCGCATCGGAGGCTTCATAGAGTTCGATCAGCTCGAACTTGCGGCCCTGGGCATCGGTGGCCAGTTCAAGGGCGCGACGGTTTTCCCGTGCGACTGTGGCGTACACAGAGTTCTGGTCGTGGGTGGCGTCCACCAGCAACACGCCGGGGCGGGCAAAGGCGCACACGCCGTCGACGTGGCCGTCGGTCATGTCGCCGGTCACGTAGTCTGGGTCGCCCGGCAGCCAGATGGTTTTCTTCACGCCCAACAGGCGAGTGAAGATCTCTTCGATCTCGGCCTTGGTCACGCCCGGGTTGCGGTTGGGGTTGAGCAACACCGACTCGGTGGTGATCAGCGTGCCCTCGCCGTCCACATGAATCGCGCCGCCCTCGTTGCTCAGTGCCGTGCCGAAACACTCCAGCCCCAAATGATTGAGCGCGCGGCGGGCCAGGCTTTCGTCCAGATCGTGGGCCGACTTGCCGCCCCAGGCGTTGAAGCGCCAGCTCACACCGGCCAGGCCTTGCTGCGGGTGGCAAACGAAGCTCGGGCCGGAGTCACGGCACCAGCTGTCGTTGACCGCCAGTTCGATCAACTCGATGTTCGGCCCGCACAAGGCCTTGGCACTGGCGACGGCCGAAGGATCGACCACCAGCTTCACCGGTTCGAAGCGGGCGATGGCATTGGCCACCCGGGCGAAGTCTTCTTGTACCTGTGGCAGTGTCACCCGCCAGCCTGACTCCCACAGGGTCTTGTTGTGCGGCCAGACCATCCAGGTGGCGGCGTGGGTGACCCATTCGGCCGGCATCGTCCAAGCGCTGTTTTGAATTACGTTCTGCTGCATGACAAGTACCTCTGAGTTAAGTCATTGTGTTCAATGAAAACGGCCTTGGCGGTCTTGGCATGCATGCTACGGCTGGTAAAACGGGCAAACAAACGATGGATTTTGCAGACAACTGATTAGAGGAACTTATCGATATGCTCAAACACTGGCCGCCCCTGAGCACCCTGCGCGGCTTCGAAGCCGCCGCCCGGCTGGGCAGTTTTCACAAGGCCGCCGACGAGTTGCACCTCACCCAATCGGCGATCAGCCAGCAGATCCGCAGCCTTGAGGCCTACCTGGAACAACCGCTGTTCCATCGCAGCGGGCGCAGCGTCAGCCTGACCGATGCCGGTCATGATCTGCTGAGCACCACCCAGGCGTTGTTGCAACAACTGGCGGTGGGCATTCGCCGGTTGGGGCAATACCAGAAACCCAATCAACTGGTGCTCAACACCACCCCGGCGTTCGCCCGGCACTGGTTGTTGCCGCGTCTGGGGGATTTCCGTCGCCAGCATCCGCTGGTCGATCTGTGGATTTTCAGCACCGATGAAGTGCCCGACATGGCCAGCCAGACCATCGACCTGGCGGTGCGCGACGACATCGGTTCCCAGGCCGAGTGCAGCTTCAAGGTGCTGCACGCCGACCGCCTCTACCCGGCGTGTCACCCGAGCCTGTTGGCCGTACCGGTGGAACAGCGCACCACCCTGCACGGCGAGCGGGAAATGGACTGGAGCCACTGGGCGGTGGAATCGGGCATCGATGTGGGGCAGATGGATCAGGGATTGAACTTTTCCGATCCGGGTTTGCTGCTGGACGCGGCCTGCACCGGGCTGGGCATTGCGCTGGTTAGCCAGTTGCTGAGTCGGCAGGCGCGGGCCACCGGGCTGTTGCAGCCGATGGTGGAGCAAACCATCCGCGGCCCGAACTGGGCGCTGCTGACCCACCGTGACAGCGAAAACATTGCGATGGCGCGGGCCTTCACCGAGTGGCTGGTCGACAATCTGGCGACCGACCCGCAGGCCACAGTGTGATTACTGCGCCGGGAAGGTTTGCAGGTAGGCGAGCAGGTCTTCGATTTTCTCCGGGTCGCTGAGGCCCCAGAAAATCATGCGGGTGCCGGGCACGACCTTCTTCGGCGCTTCTAGGTAGGCGATCAGGGTTTCGCGGTCCCAGACCAGGTTGGCTGACATCATTGCATCGGAATACACGTAGTCCGTGGTGACGGCGGAGTGGCGACCGATCACGCCATTGAGTTGCGGGCCAAAGAAGGCGCGAGCCGATTCACCGATCTGATGGCAGCCGCTGCAGAGGCGCTTGTACACTTTCTCCCCGGCCTGGACATCGCCGGCAGCAAGGGTGGGAGTGCTGAACAGGCCAGCGCTGAGCGCCAGGGCGAGGGTCAGGGCGGCGATTTTCTTCATATTGCGTTTCCAGTTTTACATTACCGGCTATTGGAACATGACAGCTGAGGATATCCAAAACGGTCAGGTGGGCACCGTCCCCTGTGGGAGCGAGCCTGCTCGCGAATTCGGTGTGTCAGTCGACATTGATTTTGAATGTCAGTCCGCATTCGCGAGCAGGCTCGCTCCCACAGGGGGTCTGTGTACTGAGTTACTTTTTGGTTCGCGAGGTATTGAGTTCAATGGCTGCATTAATCAACGACGCCAATGCCTTTTCATCGATTTGCTCACCTTCGTGGACATCGATGGCACGTCGCGTATTGCCTTCAAGGCTTGCATTGAACAGCTTCGACGGATCGTCCAGTGAAGCGCCCTTGGCGAAGGTCAGCTTCACCACTTGCTTGTAGGTCTCGCCGGTGCAAAGGATGCCGGCATGGGACCATACCGGCACACCCCACTTCCACTCTTCAATCACTTCGGGGTCGGCCTGGCAGATGATCTTGCGGACGTGTGCCAGGGTTTCGCCGCGCCAGTCGGCCAGTTCCCGGATTCGTTCGTCGATCAGCGCCGAGGCTTCGTTTGAGTCAACCTTGTCCGTTTTCATCACCGTTTCGACCCTCATCATGATGGTTGTGACCGATGAGGGTAGACGCTGTTCGAAGGTTTTCAGGAATCGCTGACTGACGGCACCTGGGGCACGGGGCGGGTTTTCACGGTGACGAACATTTTGATGCGGTCGCCGATTTCCTGGAGGGTATGGCGGAACGGGTCGTGTCTTTCGCTGGTGGTCGGGTCTTCGAAGCTCCAGACCATCACTTCCGCGGTAAACGGCATGCGCGAGGCCTCTTCGGAGGACTTGTCGCACAGGGTGATGACGTAGTCGAATGCCTGGCCTTCGAAATCCTCGAGGGACTTGCTGCGCAAGCCGCTGGCATCGACACCGATGTGATCGAGGGATTCGAACGTGCGCGGGTCGATCTCGGTGGCCTCGAGCCCGGCGCTGAAGGCCTGGAAATCGGCAGGATCGATGTGGTGCAACAGGGCTTCGGCCATGGGTGAGCGGACATCGTTTCGGGCGCAGACGAACAGCACGCGACGGGGGTCGGTCATGGTTTTACCTCTGCTGGCTGGGTGTTTTAGTGTTTGCTCATCAATCCATGCAGCACGCCGAACCGCAAACCCGGTTCTGACGCAATCATTTGCGTGATCCCGAACACCTTGAACGCGGCCAGCATCACCACCAGGCCGCCGGGCAAAATGCTCAGGCGATGGGTGGGCAAACCGGCCAGCTTGAGGTGTTTCACATGTTTGACCTCCAGCAGGCGCAACGACAGGCGCAACAGGCCGCCGTAGGTGATGCCGCTTTGGCCGTCATCATTGAGGCCATTGGCCTTGAGCACCTTGGCCAGCATCCGCGCCGTCCCGGAGGAGCCGACCGCCTGCTGCCAGCCCATGGCGCGGTAACGCCGGGCAATGCGTTCGAATTGCACGGTGGCCTCGCGTTCGGCCTCCAGCAGCGCTTCGGCCACGATCCGCCCGCCGTGGAAGTAACGCGCACCGAAAGTGCCGCTGCCGATGGCAATGCTCTCGGTGACCAGCAGCTGGTTGCCACGGCCGATGATCATCTCCGTGGAGCCACCGCCGATATCCACCACCAGCCGCGTGGTTTGCGCCGGCAAGGTGTGGGCCACGCCGGCGTAGACCAGTTGCGCCTCTTCGTGACCGGAAATGACGTCGATGCGAAAGCCCAGGTGGCGTTCGGCACTGGCCAGGAACAGCGGCGCGTTGTCCGCTTCGCGTACCGCGCTGGTGGCCACCGCCCGCACGCGCCCGGCCTCGAAACCGCGCAGTTTTTTGCCGAATCGCGCCAGCGCCTGCCAGCCCCGGTCCAGCGCCAACTCATCGAGTGCCCCGCCCTGCAGGCCTTCGGCCAGACGCACTGGTTCACGCAGGGTTTTCACTTCCTGGATGACCATCTGCTGGTTCCGTCTCACCGACTGGCCAATCATCAGGCGAAACGCATTGGAGCCCAGGTCGATGGCGGCAAACAGCGGGGCGTCTTTCATAGGGGGTTCCTTGCACATTCATCTGCCGGCGGACTGGCGGCCGTCGGGCACTCAAGACGGATTGCGAGGATCTTGCCATTGCTTCGATGACACCCAGATGACAGCGCCGGGAGATCTGACCCACACCACTATTAGTTGGCAGTCAGCGAATTAACGGCATCCTGATGAATGGCCATCAAGCCGTCATCGAATCGTCATGAACCGGGCGGCATAATCAAGTCATTCAATGCGTGCTTTAACTTTCTGCTGCCAGTCCCGGCAGCTTTTTTTTGCCTGGAATTCTGCTTACAGACACTCCTGCGCCGCACGTTCGAACGTCGACGGCACGAAGGTCGAAGCCAATAGCTTGCGCTCGTACAGGAACACCTTGCCGCCGTTCGAGGCTTTATAGGCTTCCAGCACATTGTCCGCCGCCACTTTGCTCGGGATGACGATGCGGTAGCTGCGCTGGGTCTGCGACACCGTTGGGTTGAGCGCATTGTGCTGCAACTTCGGCACCACGCAATGGGTGTACTCCTCGGGCGACTTGCTGGTCTGCAAGGTCATGGTCGGATTGTTCGGCGTGGCACAACCGGCCAGCAGCAGCGAGGCGAATACCAGGCTCGGGGCAAAAACAGTGCGCATGTATCAGGTCCTGAATAGAAATCCACGGTGGATCGGGTTGCCCGCCGCTCAATGGGCGTCGGTCTGATTAATTTGCTGTTGCGGTCAATCCGGCGGTCACCAGCGCCGTCAACGACGCATCGAACTGTTTCAGCGCGGTCAGTTGCAGGTCGCGTTGCTGTTCGATTTGCGCGGCGATCTCGGGTGCGGTCTTGTCATGCACCCACACCGACGGCAGTTGTTTTTCCACCGCGCCTTCGGCCTTGCCGATGTACTGCAGGTTGGCGTCGTAGAACCGCGCGGCGAAACGCGCCTCGACCCGGTCGTTACGCTGGGTCAGCAGTTGGTTGTGGGTATCGAGCATCACCACCACATCCGGATGGGCCTGCACCAGCGCATCGAGGTTGTCGTAGACCGTCACCGACACAAAGGTGTGGTGCAGCGAACCCATCAGCCAGTCGATGGCCAGGTCCGGGTCGGAACTGTTGACGAACGCCTGGCGAATCCGCGCGTCCAGTGCGTTCTTCGCACCGTTGACGGCCACCGAGTGGTATTGCTCAAGGTATTGCAGGTTTTCCACGGTGTTTTCGCTGTACAGCACCCCGACCGTCTGCCCGTATTGCAGCCCGCCCTGGCTAGCGGTGATGGGCGGCAGATGGCAGGTGCGTGCGTCTTCGGCAAAGGCCGATGCGGTGGATGCAACACTGCCCAGCAACAGGGCAATCACAGCCAGTCGGGTCAAGATTTTCATCGCGCAGGTTCCTTGAGCAGCGTGTTCAATGCCGGCGATTTTCCGCCTTTGCGCAAAAAACAGAACTTGCGATTCTTGATGGTGACTATTGACTGAACCAATAGTGCGGCGGCGCCAGCACCTGCCTCTGGCGCAAACTTACCGGTCAATGTCGAAAAAGCGGCTGTGCCGGGCGCCCACGGTTGATTACAGTGGCGACTGCCCTCAAAACCTGATCAAGGAACGAAACAATGGTGACCTGCTACCTGAAATACGTGCTCGATCCCTACCAGCTCGACGCATTCGAGCACTACGGCAAGTTGTGGATTCCCCTGGTGGAAAAATTCGGCGGCCAGCACCACGGCTACTTTTTGCCCTCGGAGGGCGCCAACAATATCGCCCTGGCGCTGTTCACCTTCCCCAGCCTGGCCACGTACGAGCATTACCGGCAGCAATCGATGAACGATCCTGAGTGCATCGCCGCGTTCAAGTACGCCGAAGACAGGAAATTCATCCTCAGCTACGAGCGTTCATTCATGCGGCCGGTGTTTGGCGAACAGGATCGCTGACTCAGTCTTTTTTCAGATCCAGGCAATAGGTGTAGTAACCGGGGTCGCGCACCCAGCCCAGGGATTCATACAGGTGCTGGGCGGTGAGGTTGTCGGTGGCGGTTTCCAGGGTCATGCCTTTGCCGCCGGCCAGCTTCGCAAAATCCCGGGCGGTGTTCATCAGCAAGGTGCCGACGCCTTTGCCCCGGGCGGCAGGCGTGGTGAACAGATCACCGAGCAGCCAGGTGCGATGGGCATCGATCGAGGAAAAGGTCGGGAACAGCTGGACGAAGCCGAGGTTTTCGCCGTCGCTGTCCTGGGCAAGAAAAATCACCGAGTCATCCCGGGCGAGTCGTTCGGCGATGAAGGCGCGCGATTGCGAGAGGTTCGACGGCTGCTTGTAGAACATCCGGTAGGCGTCAAACAAAGGTGCGATCTGGTCGATGTGCGATGCGTCGGCGCGCAGGGCCTGAATAGCCATGAGGGTGCTCCATTGGGGTCTCAAGGAATTACAGACTAGCAATGGCGACGTAACAGCAACGCACTATTTTCCTGAAAGCACCGTCGCCCCCTGTAGGAGCGAGCCTGCTCGCGATGAGGCCATCAGATTCAACAGTGAAGTTGACTGACAGACCGCTATCGCGAGCAGGCTCGCTCCTACATTGGATTGCGGGGTGTGGTCAGACGCGGACGTTACGCCCCGGCAACGAAGTACGCTGGCTGCTTTCCCAGCCTTCCACCAACCCCACCGGCACATCCGCTGACGGCAACATCTGTGCGCCACGCACCAGATCCGAGGCCCGCTCGGCAAGCATGATGGTCGGCGCATTGAGGTTGCCGTTCGGCTCGGTCGGGAACACCGACGAATCGATCACCCGCAGACCGGCGATGCCACGCACGCGCAACTCGG includes:
- a CDS encoding nuclear transport factor 2 family protein, with the translated sequence MSELNLNHNVAASLKQWHAMIGKRDLSGLPELLDPQAVFRSPMAHTPYPGAPVVSMILNTVINVFEDFAYHRELATADGLNVILEFSARVGGKELKGIDMIRFNEQGKIVEFEVMVRPLSGLQALGEEMGRRLGAYLKSSKA
- a CDS encoding agmatine deiminase family protein — translated: MPTRRTFIKQVSVAAGLGAVASMGLGFACLPVRAAGNGKWYMPDEGDKHQRAFIAFGAQAAIWEDFTPHVQDALGRIARSIAEYEPVTVFCRQSERRLAEAKCGSHNTTFVITELDDIWMRDIGANFVVDGNGGLGAVDFNFNGWGNKQQHEDDAQLAAQVAENAKADYLRSELVGEGGGIEVDGHGTGIMTESSWINRNRNPDWTKAEVEEELKQRLGLRKIIWLPGIKGKDITDAHVDFYARFVKPGVVIANLDNDPESYDYKVTRAHLQILENATDADGRKLQVHTVSPPLNPRNSQFSKDNQDFAAGYINYFVINGAIIAAQFGDEEADAKAFDLLSELYPQRKVVQLDIDAISAGGGGIHCVTSHQPMV
- a CDS encoding extracellular solute-binding protein, with translation MNTINKLCLAMGLALGCAVSALHAEEKTLRLYNWADYFAEDTLGKFTAETGIKVIYDVMDGSETLEAKMLAGGSGYDLIFPGDTVAERLMRAGSLQPLDQSRIIALNDVEPGLQKLRSHYEQSRQATVPYTWGTIGLTYNAEQIAQRAPDAPVNSLDMLFKPELAAKFADCGISMIDSPDEVLAVVLNYLGRDPRSAKPADLAAASDLLMKLRPYIRKFQSQPVTDLVNGNLCMSLGYSGDMTQAQRTSDSAGKKSTFHYRIPREGTTVWMDTMAIPVDARHPEYAYAFINFVMRPQNMAAISNFTGYPTSNAKARPDVDAAMRNNPDIYLDEATYARLIPGKDIPQADMRARMRTWTKFKTATVN
- the aguB gene encoding N-carbamoylputrescine amidase; its protein translation is MTTLTIATTQMPCTWDLKHNLDQAEQLVREAAAKGAQVILLQELFATPYFCIEQHHKHLALAEEYRDSHVLQRFAALAKELGVVLPLSWYEKAGNAYFNSLSVADADGRLLGVYRKTHIPNAIGYQEKEYFSPGDSGFRVWDTAFGRIGLGICWDQWFPETARCLALMGAEVLLFPTAIGSEPGCATLDSRDHWQMTMRGHAAANLLPVVAANRVGREAATTDPTLQMNFYGSSFICNHKGKLLAEADRDSTGVLVHSLDLAAMREDRLTWGIYRDRRPDMYGALLTQDGRQIHSRWATQGV
- a CDS encoding agmatine deiminase family protein — its product is MQQNVIQNSAWTMPAEWVTHAATWMVWPHNKTLWESGWRVTLPQVQEDFARVANAIARFEPVKLVVDPSAVASAKALCGPNIELIELAVNDSWCRDSGPSFVCHPQQGLAGVSWRFNAWGGKSAHDLDESLARRALNHLGLECFGTALSNEGGAIHVDGEGTLITTESVLLNPNRNPGVTKAEIEEIFTRLLGVKKTIWLPGDPDYVTGDMTDGHVDGVCAFARPGVLLVDATHDQNSVYATVARENRRALELATDAQGRKFELIELYEASDAVDTEAEVFCASYTNFYIANGAIIMPAYGIDADKVAAEVLTQAFPGREVVPVRINHLAHGGGGVHCITQQQPAWSVRG
- a CDS encoding LysR family transcriptional regulator; translation: MLKHWPPLSTLRGFEAAARLGSFHKAADELHLTQSAISQQIRSLEAYLEQPLFHRSGRSVSLTDAGHDLLSTTQALLQQLAVGIRRLGQYQKPNQLVLNTTPAFARHWLLPRLGDFRRQHPLVDLWIFSTDEVPDMASQTIDLAVRDDIGSQAECSFKVLHADRLYPACHPSLLAVPVEQRTTLHGEREMDWSHWAVESGIDVGQMDQGLNFSDPGLLLDAACTGLGIALVSQLLSRQARATGLLQPMVEQTIRGPNWALLTHRDSENIAMARAFTEWLVDNLATDPQATV
- a CDS encoding cytochrome c family protein, translating into MKKIAALTLALALSAGLFSTPTLAAGDVQAGEKVYKRLCSGCHQIGESARAFFGPQLNGVIGRHSAVTTDYVYSDAMMSANLVWDRETLIAYLEAPKKVVPGTRMIFWGLSDPEKIEDLLAYLQTFPAQ
- a CDS encoding DUF1801 domain-containing protein yields the protein MKTDKVDSNEASALIDERIRELADWRGETLAHVRKIICQADPEVIEEWKWGVPVWSHAGILCTGETYKQVVKLTFAKGASLDDPSKLFNASLEGNTRRAIDVHEGEQIDEKALASLINAAIELNTSRTKK
- a CDS encoding arsenate reductase ArsC, with protein sequence MTDPRRVLFVCARNDVRSPMAEALLHHIDPADFQAFSAGLEATEIDPRTFESLDHIGVDASGLRSKSLEDFEGQAFDYVITLCDKSSEEASRMPFTAEVMVWSFEDPTTSERHDPFRHTLQEIGDRIKMFVTVKTRPVPQVPSVSDS
- a CDS encoding Ppx/GppA family phosphatase, with protein sequence MKDAPLFAAIDLGSNAFRLMIGQSVRRNQQMVIQEVKTLREPVRLAEGLQGGALDELALDRGWQALARFGKKLRGFEAGRVRAVATSAVREADNAPLFLASAERHLGFRIDVISGHEEAQLVYAGVAHTLPAQTTRLVVDIGGGSTEMIIGRGNQLLVTESIAIGSGTFGARYFHGGRIVAEALLEAEREATVQFERIARRYRAMGWQQAVGSSGTARMLAKVLKANGLNDDGQSGITYGGLLRLSLRLLEVKHVKHLKLAGLPTHRLSILPGGLVVMLAAFKVFGITQMIASEPGLRFGVLHGLMSKH
- a CDS encoding ATPase; translated protein: MKILTRLAVIALLLGSVASTASAFAEDARTCHLPPITASQGGLQYGQTVGVLYSENTVENLQYLEQYHSVAVNGAKNALDARIRQAFVNSSDPDLAIDWLMGSLHHTFVSVTVYDNLDALVQAHPDVVVMLDTHNQLLTQRNDRVEARFAARFYDANLQYIGKAEGAVEKQLPSVWVHDKTAPEIAAQIEQQRDLQLTALKQFDASLTALVTAGLTATAN
- a CDS encoding NIPSNAP family protein, which produces MVTCYLKYVLDPYQLDAFEHYGKLWIPLVEKFGGQHHGYFLPSEGANNIALALFTFPSLATYEHYRQQSMNDPECIAAFKYAEDRKFILSYERSFMRPVFGEQDR
- a CDS encoding GNAT family N-acetyltransferase codes for the protein MAIQALRADASHIDQIAPLFDAYRMFYKQPSNLSQSRAFIAERLARDDSVIFLAQDSDGENLGFVQLFPTFSSIDAHRTWLLGDLFTTPAARGKGVGTLLMNTARDFAKLAGGKGMTLETATDNLTAQHLYESLGWVRDPGYYTYCLDLKKD